In Mycobacterium sp. 050128, one genomic interval encodes:
- a CDS encoding amidohydrolase family protein yields MDKQDLQWMISVDDHIIEPPNLWVDRASAADRDRVPHVERIDGIDTWIYDQARASVLGILVAAHQKPAEYSPLPVNYDEMPRAYFDPVARIPDMDQDHVIAGLNFPFFPRFCGQMFAHLGDRDLGLKCVRAYNDFVIDEWCAAAPGRYIPMIIIPLWDTRLAVEETLRCAGKGAKAIAFSENLHPLGFPSIHSGAWDDFFAVVNETKMPLCTHIGSSSVSPTTAPDAPFGVQAVNINLNLANSTTDWLFSGKLQKFPDLKIVLAEGGIGWIPYLIERAEHVAADYQYLRANNWAVDPATMRLNPVPTNPEIFPESPRQLFRDHMYGCFIEDDFGAANLDAIGIDNVMIETDYPHTDSLWPSSLQAAHKALDGRSDLDKYKVLQGNARRVFDFEPAPYPALT; encoded by the coding sequence GTGGACAAGCAAGATCTTCAATGGATGATCTCCGTCGACGACCACATCATCGAGCCCCCGAACCTGTGGGTGGACCGCGCGTCGGCCGCCGACCGCGACCGAGTGCCACACGTCGAACGTATCGACGGCATCGATACCTGGATCTACGACCAGGCGCGCGCTTCGGTGTTAGGCATCCTGGTAGCGGCCCACCAAAAGCCGGCCGAGTACTCCCCGCTACCAGTGAATTACGACGAGATGCCCCGCGCCTACTTCGACCCGGTGGCCCGCATCCCCGACATGGACCAGGACCATGTGATCGCGGGATTGAACTTCCCGTTCTTCCCCCGTTTCTGCGGTCAGATGTTCGCCCACCTCGGTGACCGCGACCTCGGTCTCAAGTGCGTGCGGGCGTACAACGACTTCGTCATCGACGAGTGGTGCGCGGCAGCGCCCGGCCGCTACATCCCGATGATCATCATCCCGTTGTGGGATACCCGGCTCGCCGTGGAGGAGACGCTGCGGTGTGCCGGCAAGGGCGCCAAAGCCATTGCCTTCTCGGAGAATCTGCATCCGTTGGGGTTTCCGTCCATCCACTCGGGCGCGTGGGACGACTTCTTCGCGGTGGTCAATGAGACGAAGATGCCGCTGTGCACGCATATCGGATCGTCGTCGGTGAGTCCCACCACGGCGCCCGACGCACCGTTCGGGGTCCAGGCAGTCAACATCAACCTCAATCTGGCGAACTCGACCACGGATTGGCTGTTCTCGGGCAAGCTGCAGAAGTTTCCCGACCTGAAGATTGTGTTGGCCGAGGGCGGCATCGGCTGGATCCCCTACCTCATCGAGCGTGCCGAACACGTCGCCGCCGACTACCAATACCTACGCGCCAACAACTGGGCGGTTGATCCGGCAACGATGCGCTTGAACCCGGTGCCCACCAACCCCGAGATTTTCCCGGAGTCCCCGCGCCAACTCTTCCGCGACCACATGTACGGCTGCTTCATCGAGGACGACTTCGGGGCGGCGAATCTCGACGCCATCGGCATCGACAATGTGATGATCGAGACGGATTATCCGCACACCGACAGCCTCTGGCCCAGCTCCCTACAGGCCGCTCATAAGGCGCTCGACGGGCGATCCGACCTCGACAAGTACAAAGTGCTGCAGGGTAATGCGCGCCGTGTCTTCGACTTCGAGCCCGCCCCATACCCGGCGCTGACGTAG
- a CDS encoding cytochrome P450: MVSKSPEEHARNLDLRHDDFNDQEFLYEVYAVMRENGPFSHQDVPFLGPTPGGAWVATRYDDCYEILRDWRSFSSKPVGLEGNPMSFGDIVITLDPPRQQQLRKVLNPYFSPGRMKDLEPQVRAVTDGLIDNFIELGRGDLADVAWQQPGIVFFRYLLGMPVEDVPLYIETADLAINGESEEVRNGSMTNLYLRVRDEIDKRRAEPPRDDLIDVLLAAEIDGEKLSFDDVVANVMLLVQAGLETTSSAMSFAFFHLGTHASERDRLVRDAELMPTAIEEFIRFAGSVHGLHRSVAEDVELSGQKFCPGETVVVNYAAANRDAREFDEPNKCILDRQTNRHLGFGAGVHRCLGSNLARLEFRVGVEQTLHRIPDYAIPPGAKVDFHGNSVTRGYRALPVVFTPGTRVGQ, from the coding sequence ATGGTGAGTAAATCGCCGGAGGAGCACGCCCGGAACCTCGACCTTCGCCACGACGATTTCAACGACCAAGAATTCCTCTACGAGGTCTACGCGGTGATGCGGGAGAACGGACCGTTCAGCCACCAGGACGTGCCTTTCCTGGGCCCTACGCCCGGGGGCGCGTGGGTGGCCACCCGCTACGACGACTGTTACGAGATCTTGCGCGACTGGCGCAGCTTTTCCAGTAAACCCGTTGGCCTGGAAGGCAATCCGATGTCGTTTGGCGACATCGTCATCACCCTGGACCCGCCGCGGCAGCAGCAACTGCGCAAAGTTCTCAACCCGTATTTTTCTCCGGGACGGATGAAAGATCTGGAGCCCCAGGTACGCGCGGTCACCGACGGGTTGATCGACAACTTCATCGAGTTGGGACGCGGCGACCTCGCCGATGTCGCTTGGCAACAACCCGGGATTGTGTTCTTCCGGTACCTACTCGGTATGCCCGTGGAGGACGTGCCGCTTTACATCGAGACGGCTGACCTCGCGATCAACGGTGAGAGCGAAGAGGTCAGAAACGGCTCGATGACAAATCTCTACCTGCGCGTGCGCGATGAGATCGACAAGCGTCGTGCCGAACCGCCGCGCGACGACCTGATCGACGTCCTGCTCGCCGCCGAGATCGACGGCGAAAAATTGAGTTTCGACGACGTTGTCGCGAACGTGATGCTACTGGTGCAGGCGGGTCTCGAAACAACCTCTAGTGCAATGTCGTTCGCATTCTTCCACCTGGGTACCCATGCATCCGAGCGGGACCGACTGGTCCGTGATGCCGAGCTGATGCCGACGGCGATCGAGGAATTCATCCGGTTCGCCGGGTCGGTCCACGGACTGCATCGTTCCGTCGCCGAAGACGTCGAGCTGAGCGGACAGAAGTTCTGTCCCGGTGAGACGGTCGTGGTGAATTATGCGGCCGCCAACCGCGACGCGCGCGAGTTCGACGAACCGAACAAGTGCATCCTCGACCGGCAGACCAACAGGCACCTCGGATTCGGCGCCGGCGTCCACCGCTGTCTGGGCTCCAATCTCGCCCGACTCGAGTTCCGGGTGGGCGTCGAGCAGACGCTCCATCGGATACCCGACTACGCCATTCCGCCCGGGGCAAAAGTCGATTTTCACGGGAACTCGGTCACTCGGGGCTACCGCGCGCTGCCCGTCGTGTTCACCCCCGGCACCCGCGTTGGCCAATAA
- a CDS encoding TetR/AcrR family transcriptional regulator, with product MTTGARRRVRDKDGKQRALLEAAAEVFAEAGYAAAATKEIARRADCSEAMLFHYFADKRGIFEQVVARQIADLVGEAEEQVVAALPARFEQYVEQLFFARLRIDDRNSGVPGWDISSRALSDPDFSVRVLQPNHARRTAVIAEGVRHYQAAGQIKTDVDADLLAELLANFIIFTTSLGPRWFGTEESDIRAQIELGSKIFAKGVSTSTAPSPAKRTGRAQRATRVRAAD from the coding sequence ATGACTACAGGCGCGCGGCGACGAGTTCGCGACAAGGACGGCAAGCAACGAGCTCTCCTTGAGGCTGCTGCGGAGGTCTTTGCCGAGGCGGGATACGCGGCCGCGGCGACGAAGGAGATCGCTCGTCGCGCCGACTGCTCCGAGGCGATGCTGTTCCACTACTTCGCAGACAAGCGCGGCATCTTCGAGCAGGTTGTCGCCCGACAGATCGCGGACCTCGTCGGTGAGGCCGAGGAGCAAGTCGTGGCGGCCCTGCCGGCGCGTTTCGAGCAGTACGTGGAGCAGCTGTTCTTTGCGCGGCTGAGGATCGACGACCGCAACAGCGGTGTTCCCGGCTGGGACATTTCCAGTCGGGCGTTGTCGGATCCGGACTTCTCGGTACGGGTACTGCAACCCAATCACGCGCGCCGTACGGCTGTTATTGCAGAGGGTGTTCGCCACTATCAAGCCGCCGGGCAGATCAAGACCGACGTCGACGCCGACCTGTTGGCCGAGCTGCTGGCCAACTTCATCATCTTCACAACGAGCCTGGGACCGCGCTGGTTTGGTACGGAGGAGTCGGATATCCGGGCGCAGATCGAACTGGGTTCGAAGATCTTCGCCAAAGGCGTCAGCACATCGACCGCGCCGTCGCCCGCCAAGCGGACCGGGCGGGCCCAGCGGGCCACCAGGGTGCGCGCGGCCGACTAG
- a CDS encoding CaiB/BaiF CoA transferase family protein, which translates to MNPLRGVRVVEWATEIAGPYCTKMFADLGAEVIKIEAPAGDPFRHRSFGERSGTEALFRFLNAGKRSVVGTLRPDVEDLIVSADVFVDSLGPGALDREALLRRAPHLVIVALSAYGMTGPYRDRPATEFTIQAESGTLALRGRPDQPPIQAGGRVFEWVLASYAAVGALSALRRAQLRGPGEIIDCSLLEACHLSAGGFADLYHELAGRPPLSVPARQVEIPSIEPTADGWVGFNTNTRQQFESFLAMIGRLDLLDDDPAWALATTRWERREEWNQIVREWTTGRSTDEIVALASDLRIPVSPVNNGRTVLNHPQFAARGVWGTYADGSFTHPLAPYRIDGRRPAPTDVAPSLGEMTKVLAHNRIATGTDLAPRLPLEGLRILDATAWWAGPSSTHVLAALGAEVIHLESTQRPDGARMVAAAFAHQPQWWERSGMYLATNTNKQGLTLDLSSSAGRELLFELVERSDILVENFSPRVFDNFAITWEAVSERNPRIVMVRMPAFGLDGPWRNNVGFAQTMEQMTGMAWVTGHEYDQPRIPRGPCDPLAGMHAAFAMLTGLRQRDETGRGCFIEVSMVESALNAAAEQVVEFTAYGNLISRLGNRSRDAAPQGLYRCAGTERWLAISVATDEQWRLLKSALGEPDWADDPSLDTHEGRVRAHDVLDKHLEQWAGSRDSSTAAELLVGCGVPAADLADARVGSMHPQLAARGFFESLDHPIAGTHHVPAIPFKYRSVDKWYRSTAPTLGQHNAVILGDVLGLDAASIAALTEGGVIGTKPAGLD; encoded by the coding sequence ATGAACCCGCTTCGGGGGGTGCGAGTTGTCGAGTGGGCGACCGAAATCGCCGGCCCGTACTGCACCAAGATGTTCGCCGACCTCGGAGCAGAGGTCATCAAAATAGAGGCCCCAGCAGGTGATCCGTTCCGCCACAGAAGTTTTGGCGAGCGAAGCGGCACCGAGGCATTGTTCAGATTTTTGAACGCCGGTAAGCGTTCGGTCGTCGGCACTTTGCGGCCCGACGTGGAGGACCTAATCGTTTCCGCCGATGTGTTCGTCGATTCTCTTGGCCCCGGGGCGCTCGACCGAGAGGCCCTCCTGCGGCGTGCACCACACCTGGTGATCGTGGCGCTGTCTGCGTACGGAATGACGGGACCGTACCGCGACCGGCCCGCAACGGAGTTCACCATCCAGGCGGAGAGTGGGACGCTGGCGTTGCGAGGTCGCCCGGACCAACCGCCCATTCAAGCGGGCGGTCGAGTCTTCGAATGGGTGTTGGCCAGTTATGCCGCCGTCGGGGCGCTTAGCGCGTTGCGTCGGGCTCAACTCCGCGGGCCAGGGGAGATCATTGACTGCTCGTTGTTGGAGGCCTGCCACCTCAGCGCCGGCGGATTCGCCGACCTCTACCACGAGCTGGCCGGGCGCCCCCCGTTGAGCGTGCCTGCCCGCCAGGTCGAAATCCCTTCCATCGAACCGACCGCGGACGGCTGGGTCGGCTTCAACACGAATACCCGCCAGCAATTCGAGTCGTTCCTCGCGATGATCGGCCGGCTGGACCTGCTCGACGACGACCCAGCGTGGGCACTCGCCACGACGCGCTGGGAACGCCGAGAGGAGTGGAATCAGATCGTGCGGGAATGGACGACGGGACGTTCCACGGACGAGATCGTAGCGTTGGCCTCCGATCTGCGGATCCCCGTCTCGCCGGTCAACAACGGCCGGACGGTGCTGAACCACCCTCAGTTCGCGGCGCGCGGCGTATGGGGCACGTATGCCGACGGCAGCTTCACCCACCCGTTGGCGCCCTACCGGATCGATGGCCGACGACCCGCCCCGACCGACGTTGCGCCCTCGCTCGGCGAAATGACAAAAGTGCTCGCGCACAACAGGATTGCCACCGGCACCGACCTGGCACCGCGCCTGCCGCTGGAGGGCCTACGAATTCTCGACGCGACGGCGTGGTGGGCGGGTCCCTCCTCGACCCACGTTCTCGCCGCACTGGGCGCCGAGGTCATTCACCTCGAGTCGACGCAGCGCCCTGACGGAGCGCGAATGGTGGCCGCCGCGTTCGCCCATCAACCGCAGTGGTGGGAGCGGTCGGGCATGTACCTGGCAACGAACACCAACAAGCAAGGCCTCACCCTTGACCTGTCCTCATCGGCGGGGCGGGAGCTGCTGTTCGAACTCGTCGAGCGGTCGGACATCCTGGTCGAGAATTTCTCGCCGCGCGTCTTCGATAACTTCGCGATCACGTGGGAGGCCGTCAGCGAGCGGAATCCTCGAATAGTCATGGTCCGCATGCCAGCGTTCGGGCTCGACGGGCCGTGGCGCAACAACGTGGGTTTCGCGCAAACGATGGAGCAGATGACGGGAATGGCGTGGGTGACCGGCCACGAGTACGACCAACCGCGGATCCCCCGCGGTCCGTGTGACCCGCTGGCGGGCATGCACGCCGCGTTCGCCATGCTCACAGGGCTTCGGCAACGCGACGAGACGGGCCGAGGGTGCTTCATCGAGGTATCGATGGTCGAGTCGGCGCTCAACGCGGCCGCCGAGCAGGTCGTCGAATTCACCGCCTACGGCAACCTGATATCGCGACTGGGAAATCGCAGCCGTGACGCCGCCCCGCAAGGGCTCTACCGATGCGCCGGAACCGAGCGGTGGCTGGCGATTTCGGTCGCAACGGATGAACAGTGGCGCCTACTGAAATCTGCCCTGGGCGAGCCGGATTGGGCTGACGACCCATCGTTGGACACCCACGAAGGGCGGGTCCGGGCACATGATGTGCTCGACAAACACCTCGAGCAATGGGCCGGCAGCCGCGACTCCTCGACCGCGGCCGAGCTACTCGTTGGATGCGGGGTACCGGCCGCGGATTTGGCCGACGCCAGGGTCGGATCGATGCACCCTCAGCTGGCCGCGCGCGGCTTCTTCGAAAGCCTCGACCATCCGATCGCCGGGACGCATCACGTGCCGGCGATTCCCTTCAAGTACCGCAGCGTCGACAAGTGGTACCGGTCGACGGCACCGACGCTGGGGCAGCACAACGCCGTCATCCTCGGCGACGTGCTCGGCCTGGACGCCGCGTCCATAGCGGCGCTGACAGAAGGCGGAGTCATCGGGACCAAACCAGCCGGATTGGACTAG
- a CDS encoding ferredoxin, which translates to MRVHVDRDMCQGHSRCLATYPELFDIDDEGTAFVVVENIPPEWEDRVHNAIANCPERAIHVVKESP; encoded by the coding sequence GTGAGAGTTCATGTCGACAGGGACATGTGTCAGGGCCACAGCCGTTGTCTTGCAACGTATCCCGAACTGTTCGACATCGACGACGAAGGAACCGCGTTCGTCGTCGTGGAAAACATTCCCCCCGAATGGGAAGACCGGGTGCACAACGCAATCGCCAATTGCCCCGAACGGGCCATTCACGTCGTGAAGGAGTCGCCATGA
- a CDS encoding NDMA-dependent alcohol dehydrogenase, translating to MKTKGAVLWGLNEKWSVEEIELDPPQEGELLVEFEATGLCHSDHHIRTGDMFGVSFPLIGGHEGAGVVREVGRGVRDMAVGDHVVTSFLPACGRCRWCATGRQNLCDFGATILAGVQADGTFRRRARGRGIGALSGVGSFAQWGVLSEASVVKIDDDVPLSRACLLGCGVTTGWGSAVNTANVSPGDVVVVVGCGGIGSGAIQGARLAGAEQIVVVDIEPSKRDKAFEFGATHFSTSLEEATQLVGEITRGVMADSAILTPGVLEGAMINDALNAVRKGGAVVATALASMSDVTPTLPLTLFTLFQKRLLGSLYGEANPRADIPRLISLYRSGKLLLDETVTTEYKLDDINEAYDDMLAGRNIRGVIIHDH from the coding sequence ATGAAGACCAAGGGAGCCGTGCTGTGGGGGCTGAACGAGAAGTGGTCGGTCGAAGAGATCGAGCTCGATCCGCCGCAAGAGGGCGAGCTACTCGTCGAGTTCGAAGCCACCGGTTTATGCCATTCTGACCACCACATCCGCACGGGCGACATGTTCGGCGTGAGTTTTCCGTTGATCGGCGGACACGAAGGCGCGGGCGTCGTTCGGGAGGTCGGCCGGGGGGTCCGCGATATGGCGGTGGGAGACCACGTGGTTACCTCTTTCCTGCCGGCATGTGGTCGCTGCCGCTGGTGCGCCACGGGCCGGCAGAACCTCTGCGATTTCGGCGCCACGATCCTCGCGGGAGTCCAGGCCGACGGCACCTTCCGGCGCCGAGCCAGAGGACGGGGCATCGGAGCCCTTTCCGGCGTCGGCAGTTTCGCGCAGTGGGGTGTGTTGTCGGAAGCCTCGGTGGTCAAGATCGACGACGACGTGCCGCTTTCGCGCGCGTGCCTTCTCGGCTGCGGCGTGACCACCGGTTGGGGCTCGGCCGTCAATACCGCCAACGTCAGCCCTGGCGATGTCGTCGTTGTGGTTGGCTGCGGAGGCATCGGCAGCGGCGCCATCCAGGGTGCGCGGCTGGCCGGCGCGGAGCAAATCGTCGTCGTCGATATCGAGCCGAGCAAGCGCGACAAAGCCTTTGAGTTCGGTGCCACGCATTTTTCCACTTCGCTAGAGGAAGCCACCCAGCTCGTCGGCGAGATCACGCGTGGCGTCATGGCCGACTCGGCCATCCTCACGCCGGGAGTGCTCGAAGGCGCGATGATCAACGACGCGCTCAATGCGGTACGGAAGGGCGGTGCCGTGGTGGCCACGGCCTTGGCATCGATGTCCGACGTGACGCCGACGCTGCCGCTGACGTTGTTCACGCTGTTCCAGAAGCGCCTCCTGGGCAGCTTGTACGGCGAGGCCAACCCGCGGGCCGACATCCCGCGGCTGATCAGCCTGTATCGCAGCGGCAAGCTGTTGCTGGACGAGACCGTCACCACCGAATACAAGCTCGACGACATCAATGAGGCCTACGACGACATGCTCGCCGGGCGGAACATCCGCGGGGTGATCATCCACGACCACTGA
- a CDS encoding limonene-1,2-epoxide hydrolase family protein, producing the protein MSSPADVVRRFCALMEQRDAEALRPLLAEGAVYQNVGMPAFTGPDAIVENMAAQFSMFPDAYAFEIVNLASEGSVVLTERLDYIQAPDGSKRAIPVMGTFVVNDDGRIARWTDYFDLNLTMKLLQGEDISALVPATA; encoded by the coding sequence ATGTCTTCACCAGCTGATGTCGTCCGCCGGTTCTGCGCGTTGATGGAGCAACGGGACGCCGAAGCGTTGCGTCCTCTGCTCGCCGAAGGTGCCGTTTATCAGAACGTGGGCATGCCCGCCTTCACCGGGCCCGATGCCATCGTGGAGAACATGGCCGCCCAGTTCTCGATGTTTCCCGATGCCTACGCCTTCGAAATCGTCAACCTCGCCAGCGAGGGTTCCGTGGTGCTCACCGAACGCCTGGACTACATCCAGGCGCCGGACGGAAGCAAGCGGGCCATTCCGGTCATGGGCACCTTCGTCGTCAATGACGACGGGAGGATCGCTCGCTGGACCGACTACTTCGACCTGAACCTGACGATGAAACTCCTTCAAGGCGAGGACATCAGCGCCCTGGTGCCCGCGACCGCATGA
- a CDS encoding nitroreductase family deazaflavin-dependent oxidoreductase, producing MRMPRAVADFNRRVTNPAARSITPWLPGLGTLEHVGRKSGKQYRTPLLVFKTGDGFVILIGYGPETDWLKNVLAGGRTVLQKRGKAIPLFHPRLLSKAEAAHLVAPAPRRLYRLFPYSEAALVLTKTAHSSDP from the coding sequence ATGCGAATGCCTCGTGCGGTCGCCGATTTCAATCGCCGTGTCACGAATCCGGCTGCTCGCTCAATCACACCGTGGCTTCCAGGTTTAGGGACGCTCGAGCACGTCGGACGCAAGTCCGGCAAGCAATATCGAACGCCCCTATTAGTATTCAAAACCGGGGACGGCTTTGTCATTCTCATCGGCTACGGGCCTGAAACGGACTGGCTCAAGAACGTATTGGCCGGCGGCCGAACAGTACTGCAGAAGCGGGGCAAGGCCATCCCGTTGTTCCATCCGCGGCTCTTGAGTAAGGCTGAGGCCGCACATCTCGTCGCACCAGCGCCCCGGCGGCTCTACCGTCTGTTCCCCTACAGCGAAGCAGCCTTGGTGCTGACGAAGACCGCTCATAGCTCAGATCCGTAG
- a CDS encoding SDR family oxidoreductase produces the protein MERTSWSLAAPRGIGLIVASGLLQAGTRVLISSRNADADANAQRRLSEFVDVQAIPANLCRHDECQRLANLVTSNSESVNIRVKNAGAMSRSLVNLRGISPASLLNKRGPFVMFAAYRQLSRLISPCWRSATGAAGERR, from the coding sequence ATGGAACGTACGAGCTGGTCACTCGCGGCACCCAGGGGCATCGGGCTGATAGTCGCTAGTGGCCTTTTGCAGGCGGGCACCCGCGTGCTCATCAGCTCACGCAACGCAGACGCGGACGCGAACGCACAGCGGCGGTTGTCGGAATTCGTTGATGTCCAGGCGATCCCCGCCAACCTGTGCAGGCATGACGAGTGTCAGCGCCTCGCCAACCTCGTGACGTCGAACTCAGAAAGCGTGAATATTCGTGTCAAAAATGCCGGGGCGATGTCGCGCAGCCTTGTTAATCTTCGCGGCATAAGCCCTGCATCGTTGTTAAACAAGCGAGGGCCGTTTGTAATGTTCGCCGCATATCGACAACTCTCTCGACTCATCTCGCCATGTTGGCGAAGCGCGACAGGTGCAGCTGGTGAGCGACGGTGA
- the dnaB gene encoding replicative DNA helicase, which translates to MAVVDDLAPGMGSPPPSEEFSRQPPQDLAAEQSVLGGMLLSKDAIADVLERVRPGDFYRPAHQNVYDAILDLYGRGEPADAVTVAAELDRRGMLRRIGGAPYLHTLISTVPTAANAGYYADIVAEKALLRRLVEAGTRVVQYGYAGAEGADVAEVVDRAQAEIYEVAERRTSEDFVPLEDLLQPTMDEIDAIASNGGVARGVPTGFTELDEVTNGLHAGQMIIVAARPGVGKALALDTPLPTPTGWTTMRDVAVGDELIGDDGLPTRVVAATEIMLGRPCYEVEFSDGTVIVADAEHQWLTDTRASRRSAQAAAVGYNRYKNQRTFAAVRTTAEIAATLRCDTLDRRLNHSVVNARALDLPDRELLVPAYTLGAWLGDRTSAAAQITSADPEIIMRIEADGLDEGTLQARLRTLGVLGNKHIPMQYLRGSQTQRRALLAGLLDTDGTVTVGGAVQFSVTNQRLAADVAELVVSLGYRCQTSTKRVRGRDESSSIASTLTFSTDDTVFGLQRKALVHKERRAAVNTQRSGSRFIVDVRPIESVPVRCVEVDNDSHLYLASNAMIPTHNSTLGLDFLRSCSIKHRMASVIFSLEMSKSEIVMRLLSAEAKIKLADMRSGRMNDDDWTRLARRMSEISEAPLYIDDSPNLTMMEIRAKARRLKQKADLRLVVVDYLQLMSSGKKVESRQLEVSEFSRHLKLLAKELEVPVVAISQLNRGPEQRTDKKPMLSDLRESGSLEQDADMVILLNRPDAFERDDPRGGEADFILAKHRNGPTKTVTVAHQLHLSRFANMAR; encoded by the coding sequence GTGGCTGTCGTAGATGACCTGGCACCCGGCATGGGCTCGCCGCCGCCCAGCGAGGAGTTCAGCCGTCAACCGCCGCAGGATCTGGCCGCCGAGCAGTCGGTGTTGGGCGGGATGCTGCTGAGCAAGGACGCCATCGCCGATGTGCTCGAACGGGTGCGGCCCGGCGACTTCTATCGTCCCGCACACCAGAACGTCTACGACGCGATCCTGGACTTGTACGGGCGCGGTGAGCCCGCCGATGCCGTGACGGTGGCCGCCGAACTGGACCGCCGCGGAATGCTGCGCAGGATCGGCGGAGCGCCCTATCTGCACACCCTGATTTCGACGGTGCCGACCGCCGCCAACGCCGGGTACTACGCGGACATCGTGGCCGAGAAGGCGCTGCTGCGCCGGCTTGTGGAGGCCGGAACGCGGGTCGTGCAGTACGGGTACGCCGGCGCCGAGGGCGCCGATGTCGCCGAGGTGGTGGACCGGGCCCAGGCGGAGATCTATGAGGTTGCCGAGCGGCGAACCTCGGAGGATTTCGTTCCGCTCGAGGATCTGCTGCAGCCGACGATGGACGAGATCGACGCCATCGCCTCGAACGGTGGAGTAGCGCGCGGCGTGCCGACCGGTTTCACCGAACTCGACGAGGTGACCAACGGTCTACACGCCGGGCAGATGATCATCGTCGCGGCTCGTCCTGGAGTCGGCAAGGCACTCGCTCTGGACACGCCGCTGCCCACGCCGACCGGTTGGACGACCATGCGTGACGTCGCGGTCGGCGACGAGTTGATCGGCGACGACGGGCTGCCGACGCGGGTGGTGGCCGCCACCGAAATCATGCTCGGGCGCCCCTGCTACGAGGTGGAGTTCTCCGACGGAACGGTGATCGTCGCCGACGCCGAGCATCAGTGGTTGACCGATACCCGCGCCTCCAGGAGGTCAGCACAAGCGGCGGCGGTGGGCTACAACCGTTACAAGAACCAACGCACCTTCGCGGCGGTGCGCACGACGGCCGAGATCGCGGCAACTCTGCGTTGCGACACGCTAGATCGTCGACTGAACCACAGCGTGGTCAACGCGCGCGCACTTGACCTGCCGGATCGCGAATTATTAGTCCCCGCATATACTCTCGGCGCCTGGCTTGGCGACCGCACCAGTGCCGCCGCTCAGATCACCTCGGCCGATCCCGAAATCATCATGCGCATCGAAGCCGACGGCCTCGATGAGGGAACGCTACAGGCGCGTCTGCGGACATTGGGAGTGCTTGGTAACAAGCACATTCCGATGCAATACCTGCGCGGGTCGCAGACACAGCGACGCGCTCTGCTTGCGGGCCTGCTCGACACGGACGGCACGGTGACGGTGGGCGGGGCTGTCCAATTCTCGGTCACCAATCAGCGGCTGGCGGCCGATGTCGCCGAGCTGGTCGTGAGCCTTGGCTACCGCTGCCAGACCTCGACGAAGCGGGTGCGAGGCCGCGACGAGTCGTCCAGCATTGCTTCCACGCTGACATTTTCCACGGACGACACGGTATTCGGGTTGCAACGGAAAGCCTTGGTGCACAAGGAGCGTCGGGCCGCCGTCAACACCCAGCGCTCTGGATCACGCTTCATTGTGGATGTCCGGCCGATCGAGTCGGTTCCGGTGCGGTGTGTCGAGGTGGACAACGACAGCCACCTGTACTTGGCGAGCAACGCGATGATTCCGACCCACAACTCGACCCTGGGTCTGGATTTTTTGCGTTCGTGCTCCATCAAGCACCGGATGGCCAGCGTCATCTTCTCGTTGGAAATGAGTAAGTCCGAAATCGTGATGCGGCTGCTGTCGGCGGAAGCGAAAATCAAGCTCGCCGACATGCGCTCGGGTCGGATGAACGACGACGACTGGACGCGGCTGGCGCGGCGGATGAGCGAAATCAGCGAGGCGCCACTGTATATCGACGACTCCCCGAACCTGACGATGATGGAGATCCGCGCGAAGGCGCGGCGGCTCAAGCAGAAGGCCGACCTGCGTCTGGTCGTCGTCGACTATCTGCAGCTGATGTCGTCGGGCAAGAAGGTCGAGTCGCGGCAGCTCGAGGTCTCCGAATTCTCAAGGCATCTCAAGCTGCTGGCTAAGGAGCTCGAGGTTCCCGTCGTCGCGATCAGTCAGCTGAACCGCGGTCCCGAGCAGCGCACCGACAAGAAGCCGATGCTGTCGGACCTTCGTGAGTCGGGATCGCTGGAGCAGGATGCCGACATGGTCATCCTGCTGAACCGGCCGGATGCCTTCGAGCGTGACGATCCGCGCGGGGGAGAGGCCGATTTCATTCTGGCCAAGCACCGCAACGGCCCGACGAAGACGGTCACCGTCGCTCACCAGCTGCACCTGTCGCGCTTCGCCAACATGGCGAGATGA